In Leptospira harrisiae, a genomic segment contains:
- a CDS encoding flagellar basal body L-ring protein FlgH, with product MNLKKKPKSKLSRNRDAKLSSPKTPSVTRKFLIFFSELAIIGLLTFTGITLFAADSLWKDKDPYSYPKTIQPGTVVKVVLKNGLRVEYESEYKATFDNDIKTVPDKKLVPDLPAYNSNSTYMRSKVGKSKSQGKVVGVMAVLVTGIDPGTGNLELEGSKVFNLSEERINLRLSGTISPEDLDKNRFISSDLIANLRVEYQGTLNPKELTNPNIQMKRITNPDGTVTEKAELSEQEKQEIILKNIKRLLGESE from the coding sequence ATGAATCTAAAGAAAAAGCCCAAGTCAAAATTAAGCAGGAACAGAGATGCAAAACTGAGTTCCCCGAAGACACCATCAGTAACCAGAAAATTCCTCATCTTCTTTTCTGAGTTGGCAATTATTGGTTTATTGACTTTCACCGGCATTACTCTTTTTGCAGCGGATTCCCTTTGGAAAGACAAAGATCCGTATTCGTATCCGAAAACCATCCAACCAGGAACTGTAGTTAAGGTGGTTTTAAAAAACGGACTTCGTGTGGAATATGAATCAGAATACAAAGCTACTTTTGACAATGATATCAAAACCGTTCCAGATAAAAAGTTAGTCCCGGATCTCCCCGCTTATAATTCGAACTCAACTTATATGCGTTCCAAAGTGGGAAAATCCAAATCCCAAGGCAAAGTGGTGGGTGTGATGGCAGTCCTTGTCACAGGAATTGATCCGGGAACAGGGAATTTGGAACTTGAGGGAAGTAAGGTATTTAATCTTTCGGAAGAAAGGATTAACCTTCGTTTGTCGGGAACTATTTCGCCAGAAGATTTGGATAAAAACCGTTTTATTTCGAGTGATCTCATTGCAAACCTAAGAGTGGAATACCAAGGCACTTTAAATCCTAAGGAATTAACAAATCCGAACATCCAAATGAAACGGATCACAAATCCCGATGGAACCGTAACTGAAAAAGCAGAACTTTCGGAACAAGAAAAACAAGAAATCATTTTAAAAAATATCAAACGACTCTTAGGTGAAAGTGAGTAA
- a CDS encoding RNA recognition motif domain-containing protein, whose amino-acid sequence MKLSIGNLPQSLTEEALEKLLSAHGKVEHLQIKRDKITKVSLGYGTADMADAEATKAISALNGKEIEGKAIVLVNQEDLTKSQNEAAKKKGSPAVSKPTFGRNQTSGGGNTGVQRRGGSRGS is encoded by the coding sequence ATGAAGTTATCCATAGGAAACCTCCCCCAGTCGCTTACCGAAGAAGCCTTAGAAAAACTTCTTTCTGCTCATGGAAAAGTGGAACACCTCCAAATCAAACGGGACAAAATCACCAAGGTCTCTCTTGGGTATGGAACCGCAGATATGGCGGATGCTGAAGCCACCAAGGCAATTTCTGCTCTCAACGGGAAAGAAATCGAAGGCAAAGCCATTGTCCTCGTCAACCAAGAAGACCTCACAAAATCACAAAACGAAGCTGCCAAAAAGAAAGGAAGCCCTGCCGTTTCGAAACCAACCTTTGGTAGAAACCAAACCAGTGGTGGAGGAAATACAGGAGTCCAAAGGAGAGGCGGATCTCGCGGGTCGTAA
- a CDS encoding ATP-grasp domain-containing protein — protein MKQLTGSYLSIGAGENQIPLIRAAKARGLKVISVDTNSEAPGLAESDIRILESTHEYRKILHSMSRVPLPFKLMGVGSRSFGKAVYTVSYLAEKLKLRGNPRDTVNLFLDKERFKTAVSKFGIPVPASLQSNGNSKTKEKKIDLSFPLIAKPKEGSGKKGISVLESEADYKKFTRLKTSESYLLEPLVSGDEVTVLGFVIARRFYLISLTDKITTGKPNFIEVAHVAPSQHIDLAGEIKMICQAVVTATKLKTGPFVAEFKITKNKECLLIESAPEVGGEFLADVLIPEHYGYNYFSDLLSVTIGEKTRPGFLKKAKDGITKSALVFTLPKERQKKMGEPVGLEASTGETVFFQKQLIQTGVALDKFEGNHRRTQVFGITTKQTISTRDWLDSLFQRIDS, from the coding sequence ATGAAACAACTCACCGGCAGTTACCTCTCCATTGGAGCCGGAGAGAACCAAATCCCTCTCATTCGAGCGGCAAAAGCCAGAGGACTGAAAGTCATCTCGGTGGATACAAATTCAGAAGCGCCTGGCCTTGCGGAATCAGACATTCGTATATTAGAATCTACTCATGAGTATAGGAAAATTCTTCATTCCATGAGTCGTGTCCCCCTTCCCTTCAAACTAATGGGAGTGGGATCCAGATCCTTTGGAAAAGCAGTGTATACTGTTTCCTATTTAGCAGAAAAATTAAAACTTCGGGGAAATCCAAGAGACACTGTGAATTTGTTTTTGGACAAAGAAAGGTTCAAAACTGCCGTTTCTAAATTTGGAATCCCTGTTCCGGCTTCTCTCCAATCCAATGGAAATTCTAAAACCAAAGAAAAAAAAATAGACCTTAGTTTTCCCCTCATTGCCAAACCAAAAGAAGGTTCTGGTAAAAAAGGGATCTCTGTATTGGAATCAGAAGCCGATTATAAAAAATTCACTAGATTGAAAACTAGCGAAAGTTACTTACTGGAACCTTTGGTTTCTGGAGATGAAGTCACTGTCCTTGGATTTGTGATTGCAAGACGCTTTTATTTGATTTCCCTTACGGACAAAATTACAACTGGAAAACCTAACTTTATTGAGGTGGCACATGTGGCCCCTTCCCAACATATCGATTTGGCAGGGGAAATCAAAATGATCTGCCAAGCCGTTGTGACAGCGACCAAACTAAAAACAGGTCCATTTGTAGCCGAATTCAAAATCACTAAAAATAAAGAATGCCTTCTTATCGAATCCGCACCGGAAGTGGGAGGAGAATTTTTAGCCGATGTTCTGATCCCTGAGCACTATGGGTATAATTACTTTAGTGACCTACTCTCGGTGACCATTGGGGAAAAAACAAGGCCCGGTTTTTTAAAAAAAGCCAAAGACGGGATCACAAAATCTGCGTTAGTATTTACACTTCCCAAAGAACGCCAAAAAAAAATGGGCGAACCTGTTGGATTGGAAGCATCTACCGGTGAAACTGTTTTTTTCCAAAAACAATTAATCCAAACAGGTGTGGCTCTTGATAAGTTTGAGGGAAACCACAGAAGAACCCAAGTGTTTGGAATCACTACCAAACAAACGATCTCCACCAGAGATTGGTTAGATTCCCTATTCCAAAGAATTGATTCATGA
- a CDS encoding class I SAM-dependent methyltransferase: MKVLDSLHEECPLDKRTDWQFLYKTTGKYSGLSIVECKHCKLQGLFPRPNQKELYTKDYYQGKADYTYIDERDHKKFFQYVWKARIRNIKKFVNSGNFLDIGSSFGGFLESAKGEGFQVQGVEISEYASRYANDIGIPTFNGSLVEAKFPNNHFHVITMIEVIEHIENPSFFFQELTRILKPGGLLLLQTANFDGWQAKLEGPNYHYYMPGHVFYYSDTILKKILTNLGFGRFVSYFGVDFPLYAKLQKSRGSFQKWKDYLTWFRIAYYHFKSKWKRNGFPITSSYVLYAFKNR; encoded by the coding sequence ATGAAGGTTTTAGATTCCTTACATGAAGAATGCCCACTCGACAAACGTACCGATTGGCAATTCTTATATAAAACCACAGGAAAGTATTCGGGACTTTCCATTGTCGAATGCAAACACTGCAAACTCCAAGGCCTCTTTCCTCGCCCCAATCAAAAAGAACTGTATACCAAAGACTATTACCAAGGGAAAGCGGACTATACTTATATCGATGAAAGAGATCACAAAAAATTTTTTCAGTATGTTTGGAAAGCAAGGATTCGAAATATAAAGAAGTTTGTTAACTCAGGAAACTTTTTAGATATTGGTTCATCCTTTGGAGGATTTTTGGAATCGGCTAAGGGCGAAGGATTCCAAGTGCAAGGTGTGGAAATATCAGAATATGCTTCCCGTTATGCGAATGATATAGGAATCCCAACTTTTAACGGAAGTTTAGTCGAGGCAAAATTTCCAAACAACCACTTCCATGTAATCACGATGATTGAGGTGATCGAACATATTGAAAATCCGAGTTTCTTTTTTCAGGAACTCACTCGAATTCTAAAACCGGGAGGCCTTCTCCTTTTACAAACTGCAAATTTTGATGGATGGCAGGCCAAATTAGAGGGTCCAAACTATCACTACTATATGCCTGGCCATGTCTTTTATTACTCTGATACCATCTTAAAAAAAATATTGACGAACCTTGGATTTGGTCGTTTTGTATCGTACTTCGGAGTGGATTTTCCCTTATATGCGAAACTACAAAAATCTAGAGGATCCTTTCAAAAATGGAAAGATTACCTAACTTGGTTTCGTATTGCATATTACCATTTTAAATCCAAATGGAAACGAAATGGATTTCCCATCACTTCAAGTTACGTTCTGTACGCATTTAAAAATAGGTAA
- a CDS encoding flagellar basal body P-ring protein FlgI gives MPILKENLSSNQELKTEIFRFFANPFVALALFLFATIPCFAVETRLKDLVRIDAVRENQLTGFGLVVGLNGTGDTKNPLTEEALQNYLAGLGVNTKKNLRDAKNTASVLITANVPVNLKEGDKIDVLVSSLGDARSLEGGVLLQSPLKAGNGEIIAVASGVLAFGGKEKKRGGADKKSGSNTALVPMGAILEKSVPNAPVTKSVKLTLLEKDYTTMGAIVDAITAELQVTPEVVSPTEVLVPLPVKTSGQTSTGEMVTGEPKLDLAFLSKLENLTVNSSPVARVVINERTGTIVMGANIPVDEVAISQQGLTIQIANRDKARYFFPIQEEGKGESVFVLKETTQVSDVVGALNKVGASTRDIISILEALKKQGALKAELVIQ, from the coding sequence ATGCCTATTTTGAAAGAAAATTTATCATCGAACCAAGAGTTAAAAACTGAAATTTTCCGTTTTTTCGCAAATCCTTTTGTGGCACTTGCCCTCTTCCTCTTTGCGACGATTCCTTGTTTTGCCGTAGAAACGAGACTTAAAGATTTAGTTCGGATTGATGCCGTGCGGGAAAACCAACTGACAGGATTTGGTCTTGTGGTAGGTCTTAACGGAACAGGGGATACAAAAAATCCACTCACGGAAGAAGCCTTACAAAATTACCTCGCCGGTCTTGGTGTGAACACCAAAAAGAATCTAAGGGATGCCAAAAACACCGCCTCTGTTCTTATCACTGCTAATGTTCCTGTGAACCTAAAAGAAGGGGATAAAATTGATGTTTTGGTTTCGTCTCTGGGAGATGCACGTTCTCTTGAGGGAGGAGTGCTTTTACAATCTCCTCTCAAAGCAGGGAATGGAGAAATCATTGCCGTTGCTTCCGGCGTACTCGCGTTTGGTGGAAAAGAGAAAAAACGTGGTGGTGCTGATAAAAAATCCGGATCCAATACCGCCCTTGTTCCAATGGGAGCCATTTTAGAAAAATCGGTTCCCAATGCTCCTGTAACAAAATCGGTCAAACTCACACTCCTCGAAAAAGATTATACAACGATGGGTGCGATTGTGGATGCCATCACCGCCGAACTTCAAGTAACTCCCGAAGTAGTATCACCCACAGAAGTCCTTGTTCCCCTTCCAGTAAAAACTTCCGGCCAAACTTCCACAGGAGAAATGGTAACGGGGGAACCCAAACTAGATTTGGCCTTTCTTTCCAAATTAGAAAATTTAACAGTCAATTCTTCTCCTGTCGCACGTGTCGTGATCAACGAAAGGACGGGAACCATTGTGATGGGGGCTAACATCCCTGTTGATGAAGTGGCCATTTCCCAACAAGGACTCACCATCCAAATTGCGAATAGAGACAAAGCTCGGTATTTTTTCCCCATCCAAGAGGAAGGTAAAGGTGAGTCAGTTTTTGTTTTAAAGGAAACCACCCAAGTTTCGGATGTGGTGGGTGCCTTAAACAAAGTCGGTGCTTCCACTCGGGACATCATCTCGATTTTAGAGGCTTTGAAAAAACAAGGGGCCTTAAAAGCAGAACTTGTGATTCAGTAA
- a CDS encoding class I SAM-dependent methyltransferase, whose amino-acid sequence MKNVWDEHYERPKSKLSFPDENLIRLLSRIQPKNRNALDFGCGSGRHSYLLQNEGYTVTACDTAKTTIDLLKDETSSIRFLHTPNSDLPFSSKEFGLIVSWGVFHYNHREDAKKLLSSLYESLDTNGYLLGSIRADGDTHLGLSKGKMNLKDLSGGYAETYSLEDLKSFLSIFSNVSIGYSERTPLGKLEERICHWFFLAEK is encoded by the coding sequence ATGAAAAATGTCTGGGATGAACACTATGAAAGGCCAAAATCCAAATTGTCCTTTCCTGACGAAAATTTAATACGTCTTTTGTCACGGATCCAACCTAAGAATCGGAATGCTCTCGACTTCGGATGTGGTTCCGGAAGGCATTCCTACCTTCTCCAAAATGAAGGGTATACAGTCACAGCCTGTGACACAGCAAAAACCACCATCGATCTGTTAAAGGACGAGACCTCCTCCATTCGGTTTTTACATACCCCAAATTCGGATCTTCCTTTTTCATCCAAAGAATTTGGGCTCATCGTGAGTTGGGGGGTTTTTCATTACAACCACAGAGAAGATGCCAAAAAACTTTTATCGTCCTTATATGAATCACTTGATACGAATGGTTATCTTTTGGGTTCCATTCGTGCGGACGGGGACACTCACCTAGGTCTTTCGAAAGGCAAAATGAATTTAAAAGACTTAAGCGGTGGTTATGCGGAAACATATTCTCTAGAGGATTTAAAAAGTTTTTTATCAATTTTTTCAAACGTATCCATTGGGTATTCAGAAAGGACACCACTAGGAAAATTGGAAGAACGAATTTGCCACTGGTTTTTCCTTGCTGAAAAATAA
- a CDS encoding SDR family NAD(P)-dependent oxidoreductase produces MDLILKNKNAIVTGAALGIGRETSLLLAKKGAHVIVSDINEPEGKRVVLEIESVGGSAEFVKCDVTIEEEIISLVEIFKSRSQRLDIMVSNAGIANKPTFMHKVTTEVWNRLILMDLTSVFWCQKYATKLMLGDRMGGSIVNVASIAGLGASPSLGPYCVAKAGVIELTTTGAMEVARFGVRINAVCPGWTETAILDVAGERGKEAMEKNIPMARLGKPAEVANLIGFLASEESSFITGSVYRVDGGTRS; encoded by the coding sequence ATGGATTTAATTTTAAAAAACAAAAATGCCATTGTTACTGGTGCTGCCCTTGGTATTGGAAGAGAAACTTCCCTTTTACTCGCCAAAAAAGGAGCACACGTGATTGTTTCTGATATCAACGAACCAGAAGGCAAACGAGTTGTTCTGGAAATTGAATCCGTTGGTGGATCTGCTGAATTTGTCAAATGTGATGTCACCATCGAAGAAGAAATTATATCCCTTGTAGAAATATTTAAATCTCGCAGCCAAAGATTGGACATTATGGTGAGCAATGCAGGGATTGCCAACAAACCTACGTTTATGCATAAGGTGACAACGGAAGTTTGGAACCGGTTGATTCTAATGGATTTAACCAGTGTGTTTTGGTGCCAAAAGTATGCCACAAAACTGATGCTTGGTGACCGGATGGGTGGATCCATTGTCAATGTGGCATCCATCGCAGGACTTGGTGCTTCGCCCTCCCTTGGGCCTTATTGTGTGGCCAAAGCAGGTGTGATTGAACTAACCACAACAGGAGCAATGGAGGTGGCAAGGTTTGGTGTTCGGATCAATGCCGTTTGTCCTGGTTGGACAGAAACTGCCATCCTTGATGTGGCAGGCGAACGTGGAAAAGAGGCTATGGAAAAAAATATCCCGATGGCAAGACTTGGTAAACCGGCGGAAGTGGCAAACCTGATTGGATTTTTAGCATCAGAGGAATCCAGTTTTATTACAGGTTCGGTGTATCGTGTGGATGGGGGAACTAGAAGTTAG
- a CDS encoding flagellar hook-basal body protein, which produces MLRGLYTGANGMISQQVRMDVVANNLANVDKTAFKKDTTVFKTFPEMLLHRYSEDGIGKTPMGSFDTSPVVGKLGFGAEVNEVYTRFEQGAVKKTDNIFDLMVQDQPGMEKPAFFSVLTNRGERLTRSGSFVLDKNGFVVTPQGFPLLGEKGPIQVNQGNFLVKENGEIYINAKLGTAPKDGTNFSENRFEDPVLLDKLKIRTVENPRHLDKEGDSFYSDTHESGEPTAFPERLAPQVLQGYLEASNVSVVTEMVDMIEVNRAYEANSKTMQTQDSLLGRLFEIMR; this is translated from the coding sequence ATGTTACGAGGACTCTATACTGGTGCCAATGGGATGATTTCCCAACAAGTGAGAATGGACGTGGTCGCCAACAATTTGGCCAATGTGGATAAAACTGCATTCAAAAAAGATACCACGGTCTTCAAAACCTTTCCTGAAATGTTACTCCATCGTTATTCTGAAGATGGGATTGGAAAAACACCTATGGGTTCCTTTGATACATCTCCCGTTGTCGGTAAACTGGGGTTTGGTGCCGAAGTGAACGAAGTTTACACTCGCTTCGAACAAGGTGCCGTAAAAAAAACAGACAATATTTTTGACTTAATGGTGCAAGACCAACCCGGAATGGAAAAACCTGCCTTCTTTTCCGTCCTAACCAACCGCGGCGAACGCCTGACAAGAAGTGGTAGTTTTGTTTTGGATAAAAATGGGTTTGTGGTGACCCCACAAGGATTTCCTCTTCTCGGGGAAAAAGGTCCCATCCAAGTGAACCAAGGAAATTTCCTTGTGAAAGAAAATGGGGAAATTTATATCAATGCAAAACTCGGAACCGCTCCCAAAGACGGAACCAACTTTAGCGAAAACAGATTCGAAGACCCAGTCCTACTCGACAAATTAAAAATCCGCACGGTCGAAAACCCGCGTCACCTAGACAAAGAAGGGGACTCGTTTTATTCCGACACTCACGAATCCGGTGAACCCACAGCTTTCCCAGAACGTCTCGCCCCACAAGTGTTACAAGGTTATCTCGAAGCATCGAATGTATCGGTTGTGACAGAGATGGTGGATATGATTGAAGTAAACCGCGCCTACGAAGCTAATTCCAAAACCATGCAAACCCAAGACAGTTTACTTGGTCGTTTATTCGAAATTATGCGATAG
- a CDS encoding YhjD/YihY/BrkB family envelope integrity protein has protein sequence MNDLTKPPLLVRLTAIPEENGWKRKLILGIRVLLVSIHRFMKDDCLIIGSSLAYTTIVTLIPTLTVALALITVASGIQTRQGEMVDEINAYLLRNNIQFDITPYLDTLTDIISTASQIGAVGFVVFIFSATAVLRSLEKAFHIIWKIDLHRNFINKFVFYFFLISFGPLLFVVGKNITDQISDTVRPAHLKSIVATKRGELWVAGEKGNIGSIKELNKSVSFIPNSSIDFENMLCIDFETVETGTCKKPDISKENFFRIRSVGDDLFTISEEGTFLYSNDLGSTWKLHSLKGIAVSDFGAIDYDTLFILTKDTRTLRYEIGKTLKEIKRFTDPAITPIRIRFFSDKDGFILDREGRLWKTSDGGVTFFPQEISPKPLNDIAFLNRNVGFLVGDSGAIFKTTDGGYTWNELSHRKYSYERVWVFSSPKKQDYDVYILTSLGDILLSEDEGENWSTAYKGKAGMILDMILLSKKTKVPEIPTDGSVLTTEETAEIETQGEADSPSESMLGLVGVGEFNKIIRVEEDSKGQTIWKKYQGGKRFFSLYSIFQILLPLLALWLFFLLIFNIIPNTKVPIKASSIGAAVTGIILIIFFWGFINIYLTSFTEKTMLVYKALAAIPIALLAIYSISLIILYGAEVTATLQFPDRYILPKHPFEDIDNNLSYEFYKTIQVLALTYEHQSNRGELIKLSGLKKALLMPEKDLTVILEKLTNAKLIEITEDKRITPVKLKDQIDMVMLYEQTSSFKLGAPKELIKVSPKLNESLAHLEEKLKEELKKISFKDLV, from the coding sequence ATGAATGATCTCACCAAACCACCTTTACTAGTCCGACTGACTGCGATTCCAGAAGAAAATGGTTGGAAACGAAAACTCATTTTAGGTATTCGGGTTCTCCTTGTTTCCATCCACAGATTTATGAAAGACGATTGCCTGATCATTGGTTCAAGTCTTGCCTATACAACTATCGTCACTCTTATACCCACTCTCACCGTGGCCCTGGCACTCATCACTGTGGCTTCGGGAATCCAAACAAGACAAGGAGAAATGGTAGATGAAATTAATGCCTATCTACTTCGTAACAATATTCAATTTGATATCACACCTTATCTAGATACTTTAACTGACATCATCTCTACAGCTTCTCAAATTGGTGCAGTCGGGTTTGTTGTATTTATTTTTTCAGCGACCGCAGTGTTACGTTCACTGGAAAAAGCCTTCCATATCATCTGGAAAATTGACTTACACAGAAATTTTATCAATAAGTTTGTATTTTACTTTTTTTTAATCTCTTTTGGTCCCCTACTCTTTGTGGTTGGAAAAAACATTACGGATCAAATCTCTGATACAGTTCGTCCTGCACATTTAAAATCCATCGTAGCAACAAAACGTGGTGAGTTATGGGTCGCAGGTGAAAAAGGAAATATTGGAAGTATCAAGGAACTTAATAAATCAGTTTCATTCATACCGAACTCCAGTATAGATTTCGAAAATATGCTCTGTATTGATTTTGAGACGGTAGAAACAGGAACCTGTAAAAAGCCAGATATTTCAAAAGAGAATTTTTTTCGTATCCGTAGTGTAGGCGATGATTTATTTACAATCTCTGAAGAAGGAACATTTTTGTATTCCAATGACTTAGGTAGTACATGGAAACTCCACTCTCTCAAAGGAATTGCTGTCTCCGATTTTGGTGCCATTGATTACGACACTTTATTTATCCTAACAAAGGATACACGAACCCTACGTTATGAAATTGGAAAAACATTAAAAGAAATCAAACGATTTACCGATCCTGCCATTACTCCCATTCGGATTCGTTTCTTCTCTGATAAAGATGGTTTTATTTTGGACCGAGAAGGTAGACTTTGGAAAACAAGCGATGGTGGAGTTACTTTTTTTCCCCAAGAGATTTCACCAAAACCTCTCAATGACATTGCTTTTCTCAATCGTAATGTTGGGTTTTTGGTGGGTGATAGCGGTGCCATTTTTAAAACCACTGACGGTGGATATACTTGGAATGAACTAAGTCATAGAAAATATTCTTATGAACGTGTCTGGGTTTTTTCCTCTCCTAAAAAACAAGATTACGATGTTTATATTCTAACTTCTCTTGGAGATATCCTTTTGTCAGAAGATGAAGGAGAAAATTGGTCCACCGCTTATAAAGGAAAGGCAGGGATGATTTTGGATATGATTCTACTATCGAAAAAAACCAAGGTACCTGAAATCCCTACGGACGGATCTGTTTTGACGACGGAAGAGACTGCAGAAATCGAAACGCAAGGAGAAGCAGATTCACCAAGTGAAAGTATGTTAGGTTTGGTTGGTGTTGGAGAATTTAATAAAATCATCCGCGTGGAAGAAGATTCAAAAGGTCAAACCATTTGGAAAAAATACCAAGGAGGAAAAAGATTTTTCTCTTTGTATTCAATCTTTCAAATCCTCCTTCCCCTCCTTGCCCTATGGCTTTTCTTTTTGTTAATTTTTAATATTATCCCCAACACGAAAGTTCCAATCAAAGCATCTTCCATTGGAGCAGCAGTTACGGGAATCATTCTTATCATTTTCTTTTGGGGATTTATCAATATCTACCTAACTTCATTTACCGAAAAAACGATGTTAGTGTATAAAGCTCTTGCAGCAATTCCTATTGCCCTACTTGCCATTTATTCCATCTCACTCATCATTTTGTATGGTGCAGAAGTCACTGCCACTTTACAATTTCCAGACAGATATATTCTTCCAAAACATCCGTTTGAAGATATCGATAACAATCTCTCGTATGAGTTTTACAAAACCATCCAAGTTTTGGCCCTTACATACGAACACCAATCAAATCGAGGAGAACTCATCAAACTTTCTGGATTAAAAAAAGCACTCCTGATGCCCGAAAAAGATTTAACTGTCATCCTAGAAAAATTAACCAATGCAAAACTCATTGAAATTACCGAAGACAAACGAATTACACCGGTAAAATTAAAAGACCAGATCGATATGGTTATGTTATACGAACAAACTTCTAGTTTTAAATTAGGGGCACCGAAAGAACTAATCAAAGTTTCACCCAAACTTAACGAAAGTTTAGCTCACTTAGAGGAAAAATTAAAAGAGGAATTAAAAAAGATTTCTTTTAAAGATTTGGTTTAA
- a CDS encoding rod-binding protein, translating into MDIHKIQDYSGRLSRSQDESILNRMKSYSDELKSSKKDGISDFQNLLETHEEIMGKVSSSSLRVPQNIREEIKEDPYRKKLYDASVEFESVFVKMMLKEMKNTIHKEKMIDGGYAEEIFEDMLYDEYAKNISQNESMGLAEEIYKQMSASLPPVKKNPYL; encoded by the coding sequence ATGGACATTCATAAAATCCAAGACTATTCCGGAAGACTGAGCCGATCGCAGGACGAATCCATCCTGAACCGGATGAAATCCTATTCGGATGAATTAAAATCATCGAAAAAAGATGGGATTTCGGATTTTCAAAATCTACTAGAAACTCATGAAGAAATTATGGGTAAGGTGAGTTCTTCTTCCTTACGAGTTCCACAAAACATTCGTGAAGAAATCAAAGAAGATCCTTATCGAAAAAAACTTTATGATGCATCAGTAGAATTTGAATCGGTTTTTGTGAAGATGATGTTAAAAGAAATGAAAAACACCATCCATAAAGAAAAAATGATCGATGGCGGTTATGCGGAAGAAATTTTTGAAGATATGTTATACGATGAGTATGCGAAGAACATTTCTCAAAATGAATCTATGGGGCTTGCCGAAGAGATTTACAAACAAATGTCTGCCTCTCTTCCGCCGGTGAAAAAAAATCCTTATCTTTAA